One stretch of Oscillatoria salina IIICB1 DNA includes these proteins:
- the rpoD gene encoding RNA polymerase sigma factor RpoD: MTQANNVLATITDTQNELEILIDDDTDGLDREELLEASVAAEVASTNRKRKLANNRRREQNKKKPYTEDSIRVYLQEIGRIRLLRADEEIELARKIADLLELERIRERLFDRLDREPSDREWASEVEMDLNQFRRRLHIGRRAKDKMVQSNLRLVVSIAKKYMNRGLSFQDLIQEGSLGLIRAAEKFDHEKGYKFSTYATWWIRQAITRAIADQSRTIRLPVHLYETISRIKKTTKILSQEMGRKPTEEEIATRMEMTIEKLRFIAKSAQLPISLETPIGKEEDSRLGDFIEADGETPEDQVSKNLLREDLENVLDTLSPRERDVLRLRYGLDDGRMKTLEEIGQIFNVTRERIRQIEAKALRKLRHPNRNSILKEYIR; the protein is encoded by the coding sequence ATGACGCAAGCCAACAACGTACTCGCAACTATTACAGATACTCAGAACGAGTTAGAAATTTTAATTGACGATGATACAGATGGACTGGATCGAGAGGAATTACTCGAAGCCTCAGTAGCCGCAGAGGTAGCATCGACGAATCGAAAACGGAAACTTGCTAATAATCGTCGTCGAGAGCAAAATAAAAAGAAACCTTATACTGAAGACTCAATTCGCGTTTATCTGCAAGAAATAGGTCGCATTCGACTTCTCCGTGCAGATGAAGAAATTGAACTCGCTCGTAAAATAGCCGATTTACTGGAATTAGAGCGCATTCGTGAAAGACTTTTCGATCGCTTAGATCGCGAACCAAGCGATCGCGAATGGGCTTCAGAAGTAGAAATGGACTTAAATCAGTTTCGCCGTCGTCTTCACATCGGCAGACGGGCTAAAGATAAAATGGTTCAGTCCAACCTCCGTTTGGTGGTTTCCATTGCTAAAAAGTACATGAATCGCGGTTTATCTTTTCAGGATTTGATTCAAGAGGGTTCCCTAGGTTTAATCCGCGCTGCTGAAAAGTTCGATCACGAAAAGGGATATAAGTTCTCTACCTACGCTACTTGGTGGATTCGTCAAGCAATAACTCGCGCGATCGCCGATCAGTCTCGCACTATTCGTCTTCCAGTTCATCTGTACGAAACTATTTCCCGAATTAAGAAAACTACGAAAATTCTCTCTCAAGAAATGGGGCGTAAACCCACAGAGGAAGAAATCGCTACTCGTATGGAAATGACCATCGAAAAACTGCGATTTATCGCTAAATCGGCTCAACTTCCTATTTCTCTGGAAACCCCCATCGGGAAAGAAGAAGATTCTCGACTCGGAGACTTTATCGAAGCTGATGGCGAAACCCCAGAAGACCAAGTTTCCAAAAATCTTCTTCGCGAAGACCTCGAAAATGTCCTCGATACTCTTAGCCCCCGCGAACGAGATGTTTTGCGCTTGCGTTATGGCTTAGATGACGGACGGATGAAAACTTTGGAAGAAATCGGTCAAATTTTTAATGTCACTCGCGAACGCATCCGCCAAATTGAAGCTAAAGCTTTACGCAAACTTCGCCACCCAAATCGTAATAGCATCCTCAAAGAGTACATTCGTTAG
- a CDS encoding polysaccharide deacetylase family protein, whose amino-acid sequence MNKSKIQFANLYPLLYRILKPTFPNCLWRGSPDVPEIALTFDDGPHPEYTPQLLQVLDKYQIKASFFWLGICVERYPAIANQVYDLGHWIGLHGYHHRSFPLLSAEELKQSLRQTQNAIAKATPLDPNQIRHVRPPNGFFTPQTLKLLHSWNYRPVMWSVVPEDWVSPGIPLVVKRVMRQVHSGALIVLHDGYYGGQDVAATTAELIPQLLQEGYRFVTLQKFCHQH is encoded by the coding sequence ATGAATAAATCAAAAATCCAGTTTGCGAACCTTTATCCTCTGTTGTATCGCATTCTCAAACCGACTTTCCCTAATTGTCTGTGGAGGGGTTCTCCTGATGTCCCAGAAATCGCTCTTACCTTTGACGACGGACCTCATCCGGAGTATACACCTCAGCTTTTGCAGGTACTGGATAAATACCAAATCAAAGCCAGTTTTTTCTGGTTAGGAATTTGTGTCGAGAGGTATCCGGCGATCGCCAATCAAGTTTACGATCTCGGTCATTGGATCGGACTCCACGGCTATCACCATCGCTCATTTCCCTTACTCAGTGCTGAAGAATTAAAGCAAAGTCTCCGCCAAACTCAAAACGCGATCGCCAAAGCTACTCCTCTCGATCCTAACCAAATTCGCCATGTCCGACCTCCTAACGGTTTTTTTACTCCTCAAACCTTGAAATTACTACATTCCTGGAACTATCGTCCGGTGATGTGGAGTGTAGTTCCCGAAGATTGGGTATCTCCTGGAATACCTCTAGTTGTCAAACGAGTAATGCGACAAGTACATTCTGGAGCGCTCATTGTTCTCCATGATGGTTATTATGGAGGACAAGATGTTGCTGCTACTACTGCTGAGTTGATTCCACAACTATTGCAAGAAGGCTATCGCTTTGTTACTCTCCAAAAGTTCTGTCACCAGCATTAA
- a CDS encoding D-alanyl-lipoteichoic acid biosynthesis protein DltD: protein MPQYRLFRQTASLKIGAAIATIILAVTAGLTQILAIAQKPEAKRSSSPTADASESIAPCSFGDNFEQARQKAFLAENLARSAQTAQDWNLVILRWIQAIEGMQAVSLSSPKRAFAEQKVSEYQHNLAIAQLKAARVRQQLPFESFNSQFFDEQLLLYLSYTAAMGAPDILIVGSSRAVQGVDPHQLEYDLATQGREGLKIFNFGINGATTQVVDAILRQIVPEDRQPKLIIWADGLRSFNSGRKDLTYQGLVASRGYQALSAGIRPQLAIEPDLTNPECDLIPFNSISRSSPNRSYSRQKSSQQLIFSPSLRETILSATFLPKPSKIALAAEIIGTNANGFLPIETRFDPATYYQENSRVPGNYDADYLNFNLNGEQTAALNRIVAHSKKHNIPLVFVNIPLSNEYLDEIRLAYEEEFSQWMQQQADTQGFTFIDLLSKWGDENSYFQDPSHLNRYGAIAVARELATHPEIQFPITNP, encoded by the coding sequence ATGCCACAATACCGCCTTTTCCGCCAAACTGCTTCCCTGAAAATCGGCGCAGCGATCGCGACAATTATTTTAGCTGTTACTGCTGGTTTGACTCAGATTTTAGCGATCGCTCAAAAACCAGAAGCGAAACGCTCATCTTCCCCAACCGCAGACGCTTCCGAATCAATCGCCCCATGCTCTTTCGGAGATAATTTCGAGCAAGCCAGACAAAAAGCTTTCCTTGCTGAAAATTTAGCGCGATCGGCACAAACTGCTCAAGATTGGAATTTAGTTATTTTGCGCTGGATTCAAGCAATTGAAGGAATGCAGGCTGTTTCTTTATCTAGTCCCAAACGAGCTTTTGCCGAGCAAAAAGTCAGCGAATATCAACATAATTTAGCGATCGCTCAACTCAAAGCTGCACGAGTGCGTCAGCAACTGCCTTTTGAGAGTTTTAACAGTCAATTTTTCGACGAACAACTGTTATTGTATTTGTCGTACACCGCCGCGATGGGAGCGCCAGATATTTTAATTGTTGGTAGTTCTCGCGCTGTACAAGGGGTAGATCCTCATCAACTGGAGTACGACTTAGCTACTCAGGGAAGGGAAGGTTTAAAAATCTTTAATTTTGGGATCAATGGTGCGACTACTCAAGTGGTGGACGCGATCTTGCGGCAAATAGTTCCCGAAGATCGGCAGCCCAAGTTAATTATTTGGGCGGATGGCTTGCGTTCGTTTAACAGTGGACGAAAAGACCTAACTTATCAGGGACTTGTTGCTTCTAGAGGCTATCAAGCTTTAAGCGCCGGAATTCGTCCTCAACTAGCAATTGAACCAGATTTAACTAACCCTGAGTGTGACTTAATTCCCTTCAACTCAATTTCGCGATCATCGCCCAATCGCTCCTATTCTCGCCAAAAGTCCTCTCAGCAGCTTATTTTTAGCCCTTCTTTGCGCGAAACTATCCTTTCAGCAACTTTTTTACCTAAACCTAGCAAGATCGCCTTGGCTGCGGAAATAATCGGCACTAATGCCAATGGATTTTTACCGATCGAGACTCGTTTCGATCCTGCCACTTACTACCAAGAGAATTCTCGCGTACCTGGTAATTATGACGCAGATTATCTCAATTTCAATTTAAATGGCGAACAAACTGCGGCTCTTAACCGAATCGTCGCTCATAGCAAAAAGCACAACATTCCTTTAGTTTTCGTCAATATTCCTTTATCTAACGAATATCTCGACGAAATACGTTTAGCTTACGAAGAAGAATTTAGCCAGTGGATGCAGCAACAAGCTGATACCCAAGGCTTTACTTTTATCGATTTGCTGAGCAAGTGGGGTGACGAAAACAGCTATTTTCAAGATCCTAGTCATCTCAATCGCTACGGAGCAATTGCGGTTGCTCGCGAATTGGCTACTCATCCGGAAATTCAGTTTCCAATCACCAATCCCTAA